In Gemmatimonadaceae bacterium, one DNA window encodes the following:
- a CDS encoding BatD family protein has protein sequence MHDAPQPALGAGATKALGAVITILAAAVVFAGDAAAQAEARVGFRAALSPDTIYVGQQATYSLTVRIPVGVRRLLRRNPEFVPPEARGMLAYELPLARRSDAEAEAELHTFRRALFVLTPGRYSIAPARLTYSMPQSASFFSREEEQVLRSEGVSVVAIEPPTTGRPADWRGAVGSWRVSARVEPSDPRVGDPVVLTLRLEGEGNPTMLPRPALSLDWADLVPDDERVVLEAAPLLLGGSKEFSWLLTPRVQGRQLVPVIEYAFFDPVARGYAVARSVPVPLQVRPGSVVSLPPRRLVAGDTVPVALRPALMGARTVGIDRPLWWLLFAGLAPLPVLLRGLWARSRARPTATRDAPRTPRALLERTLRARAGVDVGAHTAPGALAAALTLEGVTPETAAEVEKLRDACDSAVYAGTTGRTGGAPPRESAGSLRARTESLMRRVANEARRRGALCLVMAATFTMGCAAATDDHATALTAFAEGQTAYAGGDYARARDAFGRAALAAPRDAAAWSNYGAAGWQAADTAAAVIGWQRALRLDPTSAALRERLRRVRAPQLRGAARVWPLPPVALATAAALLWLLGWLWAFLRQRRSLPLRRVNWLLLPGLLLAIGAAYTDQRLAARDLVVVTQPSPLRALPALGADAGAVPLAGEVGRVVERRGVWYRLELEGGRGGWYPAERVVSLARD, from the coding sequence ATGCACGACGCTCCACAGCCGGCGCTCGGGGCCGGCGCCACCAAGGCGCTCGGCGCGGTCATCACGATCCTCGCGGCCGCCGTCGTGTTCGCAGGCGATGCCGCGGCACAGGCGGAGGCGCGCGTCGGGTTCCGCGCGGCGCTGTCACCGGACACGATCTACGTCGGCCAGCAGGCGACCTACTCCTTGACCGTGCGAATTCCCGTCGGGGTCCGCCGACTCCTGCGCCGAAATCCGGAGTTCGTGCCGCCCGAGGCGCGCGGGATGTTGGCCTACGAACTGCCGCTGGCCCGCCGCAGCGATGCCGAAGCGGAGGCGGAGCTGCACACGTTCCGCCGCGCGCTCTTCGTGCTGACGCCTGGGCGGTACAGCATTGCCCCCGCGCGCCTCACCTACAGCATGCCGCAGAGCGCCAGCTTCTTCTCGCGCGAGGAGGAGCAGGTGCTGCGCTCCGAGGGCGTGAGCGTCGTCGCCATCGAGCCGCCGACGACCGGCCGACCGGCTGATTGGCGTGGCGCCGTCGGCAGTTGGCGCGTGTCGGCGCGGGTGGAACCCAGCGACCCCCGCGTGGGCGATCCAGTCGTGCTCACGCTGCGGCTCGAAGGCGAAGGCAATCCGACGATGCTGCCGCGTCCGGCGCTCAGCCTCGACTGGGCCGACCTGGTCCCTGACGACGAACGCGTCGTGCTCGAAGCGGCCCCGCTGCTGCTCGGAGGCTCAAAGGAGTTCAGTTGGCTGCTCACGCCACGCGTGCAGGGTCGGCAACTCGTGCCCGTGATCGAGTACGCGTTCTTCGACCCCGTCGCGCGCGGGTATGCCGTCGCTCGCAGCGTCCCAGTGCCGCTGCAGGTGCGACCCGGCAGCGTGGTCTCGTTGCCGCCGCGTCGGCTGGTCGCCGGGGACACGGTGCCCGTCGCGCTGCGGCCGGCGTTGATGGGCGCGCGGACGGTCGGGATCGACCGTCCGCTGTGGTGGCTCCTGTTCGCTGGGTTGGCGCCGCTCCCCGTGCTGCTGCGCGGACTGTGGGCGCGATCGCGCGCACGGCCGACCGCCACCCGGGATGCGCCGCGCACGCCTCGCGCGCTCCTCGAGCGCACGCTCCGCGCGCGGGCCGGTGTGGATGTCGGCGCGCACACCGCACCTGGCGCGCTCGCGGCGGCGCTGACTCTCGAGGGGGTCACTCCCGAGACAGCCGCGGAGGTCGAGAAGTTGCGCGACGCGTGCGACAGTGCGGTCTACGCAGGGACCACGGGGAGAACGGGCGGGGCGCCGCCTCGAGAAAGTGCGGGTTCGCTGCGCGCGCGCACCGAGTCCCTGATGCGGCGCGTGGCGAACGAAGCGCGACGGCGCGGCGCGCTCTGCCTCGTGATGGCCGCCACGTTCACGATGGGCTGCGCGGCCGCGACCGACGACCACGCCACCGCACTCACGGCCTTCGCCGAGGGTCAGACGGCGTACGCCGGCGGGGACTACGCCCGTGCCCGCGACGCGTTCGGGCGGGCGGCACTGGCCGCACCGCGCGACGCGGCGGCCTGGAGCAACTACGGGGCGGCCGGCTGGCAGGCGGCGGACACGGCGGCCGCCGTGATCGGCTGGCAACGTGCGCTGCGGCTCGATCCGACCAGCGCTGCGCTTCGCGAGCGGCTGCGCAGGGTGCGGGCGCCCCAACTCCGCGGTGCCGCGCGCGTGTGGCCGCTGCCGCCCGTCGCCCTCGCCACCGCCGCCGCGCTGCTGTGGCTGCTTGGCTGGCTCTGGGCCTTCCTGCGACAGCGCCGGAGCCTGCCGTTGCGGCGGGTGAACTGGCTGCTGCTCCCGGGACTGCTCTTGGCGATCGGGGCCGCGTACACCGACCAACGGCTCGCGGCGCGCGACCTGGTGGTCGTCACGCAACCGTCGCCGCTCCGGGCCCTGCCAGCGCTGGGCGCCGACGCGGGCGCCGTGCCGCTGGCGGGTGAGGTCGGGCGCGTGGTCGAGCGACGCGGCGTGTGGTACCGGCTGGAGCTCGAGGGCGGACGCGGTGGGTGGTATCCCGCCGAGCGTGTCGTTTCGTTGGCTCGCGATTGA
- the miaA gene encoding tRNA (adenosine(37)-N6)-dimethylallyltransferase MiaA yields MADIRIVAGPTGAGKSALALRLAQRHGCRIISADSRQIYRGFDIGTAKPSGAERAAIEHLGLDCAAPVERWNAARWADAARRWIEEDRAAGRRSLVVGGTGLWLQALVRPLAAEPPLDPTRRQELQLALAALDTTELRRWVERLDPPRAGLGRTQLLRAAEVALLSGTRLSDWHAKGAGAEPLPARWLVVDPGPALEGRLDARRQQMLAEGWLDEVRGLLAQVPADAPAWNACGYREIRDVVEGRLALDAAVEAVRISTRQYAKRQRTWFRNQLEGVGPVTRLDPLASDADAVAERWFTEDDA; encoded by the coding sequence GTGGCTGACATTCGCATCGTCGCAGGGCCAACAGGGGCAGGGAAGTCGGCGCTCGCGCTGCGGCTCGCGCAACGGCACGGGTGCCGCATCATCTCCGCCGACTCGCGGCAGATCTACCGGGGCTTCGACATCGGGACGGCCAAGCCTTCGGGGGCTGAACGCGCGGCGATCGAACACCTCGGGCTGGACTGCGCGGCGCCTGTTGAACGGTGGAACGCGGCACGCTGGGCGGACGCGGCACGTCGATGGATCGAGGAGGACCGCGCGGCCGGGCGCCGATCGCTCGTGGTGGGCGGCACGGGGCTCTGGTTGCAGGCCCTCGTGCGCCCGCTTGCCGCCGAGCCGCCACTCGACCCCACACGCCGGCAAGAACTCCAACTAGCGCTCGCCGCGTTGGACACCACGGAGCTGCGTCGTTGGGTTGAGCGGCTCGATCCCCCGCGGGCCGGGCTCGGCCGCACCCAGTTGCTGCGTGCCGCCGAAGTGGCGCTGCTCAGCGGCACGCGGCTGAGTGATTGGCACGCCAAGGGTGCGGGAGCGGAGCCGCTGCCGGCCCGCTGGCTCGTCGTGGATCCTGGACCGGCGCTTGAAGGGCGCCTCGATGCGAGGCGCCAACAGATGCTGGCCGAGGGCTGGCTGGATGAGGTGCGCGGACTGCTCGCGCAGGTCCCGGCCGACGCGCCCGCGTGGAACGCCTGCGGCTACCGCGAGATTCGTGACGTCGTGGAAGGCCGTCTGGCACTCGACGCGGCTGTGGAGGCCGTGCGCATCAGCACGCGGCAGTACGCCAAACGGCAACGCACCTGGTTTCGTAATCAATTGGAGGGTGTCGGGCCGGTCACACGGCTCGATCCCTTGGCCTCCGACGCGGATGCGGTGGCCGAACGCTGGTTCACCGAGGACGACGCGTGA
- a CDS encoding rRNA pseudouridine synthase encodes MSDGAMRIQRALARAGIASRRKAEELVAAGRVRINGEVARIGQSVDPERDRITVDDAAVAQPVASKWLVLHKPAGVLTTRSDPEGRRTVFDLVPPQPGLTYVGRLDYMTEGVLLLTTDGDAAHRLTHPSAQVPRRYVATVRGSVKRAAAEIRAGIELDDGFVQPEEVEVTPGAQARSWDLALTIREGRTREVRRLCEAVELEVLRLVRTSFGPVTLGALAPGASRALTSKERTLLDALTSTPH; translated from the coding sequence GTGAGCGACGGGGCGATGCGGATCCAGCGCGCGCTCGCGCGGGCCGGCATCGCCTCGCGCCGCAAGGCCGAGGAGCTGGTGGCCGCGGGGCGCGTGCGCATCAACGGGGAGGTGGCACGCATCGGGCAGAGCGTGGATCCCGAACGCGACCGCATCACGGTGGATGATGCCGCAGTGGCCCAGCCGGTGGCCAGCAAGTGGCTGGTGCTGCACAAGCCCGCCGGGGTACTGACCACGCGCAGCGACCCGGAAGGGCGCCGCACCGTCTTTGATCTCGTGCCGCCCCAGCCCGGGCTCACCTATGTGGGCCGCCTCGACTACATGACCGAAGGCGTACTGCTCCTCACCACCGACGGCGACGCCGCGCATCGGCTCACGCATCCCAGCGCGCAGGTGCCGCGGCGCTACGTCGCCACGGTGCGCGGATCGGTGAAGCGCGCCGCCGCCGAGATCCGGGCCGGCATCGAGCTGGACGACGGTTTCGTGCAGCCTGAGGAGGTCGAGGTCACGCCGGGTGCGCAGGCCCGCAGCTGGGACCTCGCCCTCACCATCCGCGAGGGGCGCACGCGCGAAGTCCGGCGGCTCTGCGAGGCGGTGGAACTCGAGGTCCTCCGGCTTGTCCGCACCTCGTTCGGGCCGGTCACGCTGGGCGCACTCGCGCCCGGCGCCTCCCGCGCGCTCACCAGCAAGGAGCGCACGCTGCTCGACGCGCTCACTTCCACGCCACACTGA
- a CDS encoding AAA family ATPase: protein MAHRLTDDILAQVSQRVVGQQAMVERLLIALLTGGHVLLEGVPGLAKTLTVRTLAETVRTTFSRIQFTPDLLPADVIGTQVFDQKTATFSVKRGPIFANIVLADEINRAPAKVQAALLEAMQEKQVTIGGTSFALDEPFLVLATQNPIEQEGTYPLPEAQVDRFMLKLRVGYPSKDEEREIMRRMAGGEAIPVQAVAEPVALLQARKDIAALHLDDRLVDYIVSLVHATRAPQESGLGDLAPLIEYGASPRATIALAQAARAHAYLRGRAFVSPDDVKAIAPDVLRHRVLLTFEAEAENVSSDAVITRVLDRIAAP from the coding sequence ATGGCGCACCGCCTCACTGATGACATCCTCGCGCAGGTCTCCCAGCGCGTCGTCGGCCAGCAGGCCATGGTCGAGCGACTGCTTATCGCCCTGCTCACGGGCGGGCACGTGCTGCTCGAGGGCGTGCCGGGGCTCGCCAAGACGTTGACGGTCCGCACGCTGGCGGAGACGGTGCGCACGACCTTCAGCCGCATCCAGTTCACGCCCGACCTGCTGCCGGCCGACGTCATCGGCACGCAGGTGTTCGACCAGAAGACCGCGACGTTCTCCGTGAAGCGCGGGCCGATCTTCGCGAACATCGTGCTGGCGGACGAGATCAACCGCGCACCGGCCAAGGTGCAGGCGGCGCTGCTCGAGGCGATGCAGGAGAAGCAGGTCACGATTGGCGGGACGAGCTTCGCGCTGGATGAGCCCTTCCTCGTGCTGGCCACGCAGAACCCGATTGAGCAGGAGGGCACATATCCGCTGCCCGAGGCGCAGGTGGACCGCTTCATGCTCAAGCTGCGCGTGGGCTATCCCTCGAAGGATGAGGAGCGCGAGATCATGCGGCGCATGGCCGGTGGTGAGGCCATTCCGGTGCAGGCTGTCGCCGAACCGGTCGCGCTGCTGCAGGCGCGCAAGGACATCGCCGCCTTGCACCTCGACGATCGACTCGTGGATTACATCGTCTCGTTGGTCCACGCCACGCGCGCGCCGCAGGAGTCGGGGCTGGGCGACCTCGCGCCGCTGATCGAGTACGGTGCATCGCCGCGCGCGACCATCGCCCTCGCGCAGGCGGCCCGCGCGCACGCCTACCTCCGCGGCCGCGCGTTCGTCTCGCCTGACGACGTGAAGGCCATCGCCCCCGACGTGCTGCGGCACCGCGTGCTCCTCACCTTCGAGGCCGAGGCCGAGAACGTGAGCTCCGACGCCGTCATCACGCGCGTGCTCGATCGCATCGCCGCCCCGTGA
- a CDS encoding VWA domain-containing protein: MNGFFGDAVTFSSPWMFAALLPLVAWLWWRRRRRPPALLHARAGLLAHGPQRGRWTARALLLLRLVTLLALVVAMARPRTGARTETIRGDGISIVLALDVSSSMLAEDFQPDNRLRVAKQTAKEFIDARDADQVGLVAFAGEALTQVPLTLDYPVILAALDQLTPGQLEDGTAIGTALMTATNRLRDAPGRSRVVILLTDGENNRGSVDPRTAAQAAAALGIRVHTVGIGSEGVAPVPVGRSVFGLRYENRPVRIDEALLEDIARTTGGRYQRARDAEALRRTYQTIDALERTPMREARTVRFTDWYLWPLAFALLTLMLELGLRWRRGPVP; the protein is encoded by the coding sequence ATGAACGGCTTCTTCGGGGACGCCGTTACCTTCTCCTCGCCGTGGATGTTCGCGGCGCTGCTGCCGCTTGTCGCCTGGCTGTGGTGGCGCCGTCGCCGCCGCCCGCCCGCGCTGCTCCACGCCCGCGCTGGCCTCCTGGCGCACGGACCTCAACGCGGACGATGGACCGCGCGGGCGCTGCTGCTGCTGCGCCTCGTCACGCTGCTGGCCCTCGTCGTGGCGATGGCCCGCCCGCGCACCGGTGCGCGCACGGAGACCATCCGTGGCGACGGCATCAGCATCGTGCTCGCGCTCGACGTCTCCAGCTCGATGCTCGCCGAGGACTTCCAGCCGGACAATCGGCTGCGCGTGGCGAAGCAGACGGCCAAGGAGTTCATCGACGCCCGCGACGCCGACCAAGTCGGCCTCGTGGCCTTCGCCGGCGAGGCGCTGACGCAGGTGCCGCTGACGCTCGACTATCCGGTCATCCTCGCGGCGTTGGACCAGCTCACACCGGGCCAGCTGGAGGACGGCACCGCCATCGGCACGGCCCTGATGACAGCGACCAACCGACTGCGCGACGCACCCGGGCGTTCGCGCGTCGTCATCCTGCTCACCGACGGCGAGAACAATCGCGGTAGCGTGGATCCGCGCACGGCGGCGCAGGCGGCGGCGGCGCTGGGCATTCGCGTGCACACGGTGGGCATCGGCAGTGAGGGCGTCGCACCCGTGCCGGTGGGGCGCAGCGTGTTCGGGCTACGCTACGAGAATCGGCCCGTGCGCATCGATGAGGCGTTGCTTGAGGACATCGCGCGCACGACGGGCGGCCGTTACCAACGCGCGCGCGACGCCGAAGCCCTGCGGCGCACGTACCAAACCATCGACGCCCTCGAGCGCACGCCGATGCGCGAGGCGCGCACGGTGCGCTTCACCGACTGGTACCTGTGGCCGTTGGCCTTCGCCTTGTTGACGTTGATGCTCGAACTGGGCCTGCGCTGGCGCCGGGGACCGGTGCCGTGA
- a CDS encoding DUF58 domain-containing protein has translation MAAERGRTAAVPPEVLRQVRRIELRTRGLVNSRFTGEYHSVFKGMGMEFAEVREYQAGDEVRTIDWNVSARMRRLFVKRFVEERELTVMLLVDSSGSSRGGSLERDKQSMAAELAAVLALTATRNNDRVGLLLHSDRVEHVVPPRKGRRHALRLVRDVLAARAQERGTDLAAACDYAARLLPHRSIVFVISDFVSPSYDDALSRLSRRHDVVAVVLDDPAERQLPDVGVARMVDAETGELAEVDTSDLGLRRRYAEAVQAETAARQGLLRRLAVDEVLVPLERGYTEPLLRFFRTRETRARRR, from the coding sequence GTGGCCGCCGAGCGCGGCCGCACGGCCGCCGTCCCGCCGGAAGTCCTGCGCCAGGTGCGCCGCATCGAGCTGCGCACGCGCGGCTTGGTCAACTCGCGCTTCACGGGCGAGTACCACTCGGTGTTCAAGGGCATGGGGATGGAGTTCGCCGAGGTCCGCGAATACCAAGCTGGCGACGAGGTGCGCACCATCGACTGGAACGTCAGCGCGCGCATGCGGCGGCTCTTCGTCAAGCGATTCGTCGAGGAACGCGAGCTCACGGTGATGCTGTTGGTGGACTCGTCGGGCTCCAGCCGCGGCGGCTCGCTGGAACGCGACAAGCAGTCGATGGCAGCCGAGCTCGCCGCCGTGCTCGCGCTCACCGCCACACGGAACAACGATCGCGTCGGGTTGCTGCTGCACTCGGATCGTGTCGAGCACGTGGTGCCGCCACGCAAGGGTCGTCGGCACGCGCTGCGCCTCGTGCGCGATGTGCTGGCGGCGCGGGCGCAGGAGCGCGGTACGGACCTCGCAGCCGCCTGCGACTACGCCGCGCGGCTGCTGCCACACCGCAGCATCGTGTTCGTCATCTCTGACTTTGTCTCGCCGAGCTATGACGACGCGCTCTCCCGGCTCTCGCGCCGCCACGACGTCGTCGCCGTGGTGCTCGACGACCCGGCGGAACGTCAATTGCCCGACGTGGGCGTGGCACGGATGGTCGACGCCGAGACGGGTGAGTTGGCCGAGGTGGACACCTCAGACCTTGGCCTGCGCCGACGCTACGCCGAGGCCGTGCAGGCGGAGACGGCCGCACGGCAGGGCCTGCTGCGGCGCCTGGCGGTGGACGAGGTGCTGGTCCCGCTCGAACGCGGCTACACGGAACCCTTGCTGCGCTTCTTCCGCACGCGCGAGACGCGCGCCCGCCGCCGGTGA
- the mutL gene encoding DNA mismatch repair endonuclease MutL, protein MSAPRIAILAPDVADRIAAGEVVERPASVVKELVENALDAGATAIELEIRDGGRSLIRVSDDGGGMTREEAELAIARHATSKIRDAEDLVGVASFGFRGEALPAIGSVSRLSIETATTDGAGTRVEVDGGSLRAVAAAARRRGTTVTVEDLFHNTPARQKFLRGARSEWRAIADLLQTLALVRRDIRLHVTHDGKEQLALAAASDLRSRVSALWGAASADRFVAVNDVQDVIRVSGLAERPADVGTATRRVQVIVNGRAVRDHGIIRAAEAGYHSTIPSGARPSLLLQLDIPGGEVDVNVHPAKAEVRFRDRWSIERAVERAVRRALGTEDAAAAVGIVRGVPAASPFGRVLGVESLRQATTATPAPLFESAQTLDPRDGVETIARDAADEGGDIDDQAPPAADDAIVVPPLVQLNRTYITFERHDALVLIDQHAAHERVLYERFLGAFERGDLPSQRLLFPLTMHLSSEEAEVFDAERETLARLGYEAEHFGGTAIAVHAVPNPHPRFDAERCLRDTLAALTGDRVASSHARHTRLIATMACKAAVKAGDLLAPEEMRALFLALANTELPAHDVHGRATILQLGWGEIDRRFGRG, encoded by the coding sequence ATGAGCGCCCCTCGCATCGCGATCCTCGCCCCCGACGTCGCCGACCGCATCGCGGCCGGGGAGGTGGTCGAGCGTCCCGCCTCCGTGGTCAAGGAACTCGTCGAGAACGCGCTGGATGCCGGGGCGACCGCCATCGAGCTGGAGATTCGCGACGGTGGGCGCTCGCTCATCCGCGTCAGCGACGACGGCGGCGGCATGACGCGTGAGGAGGCGGAACTCGCCATCGCGCGCCACGCGACGAGCAAGATCCGCGACGCCGAGGACCTCGTGGGGGTCGCGAGCTTCGGCTTCCGTGGCGAGGCGCTGCCGGCGATCGGTTCAGTCTCGCGGTTGTCGATCGAGACGGCGACCACCGATGGTGCCGGCACGCGCGTCGAGGTGGATGGCGGCAGCCTGCGCGCCGTGGCCGCGGCCGCACGGCGGCGCGGCACCACGGTCACCGTTGAGGACTTGTTCCACAACACGCCCGCTCGCCAGAAGTTCTTGCGCGGGGCGCGCTCGGAGTGGCGGGCCATCGCCGACCTGCTGCAGACCCTGGCGCTCGTGCGGCGCGACATCCGCCTGCACGTCACGCACGACGGGAAGGAGCAGCTGGCACTCGCCGCGGCCTCGGATCTGCGGTCGCGCGTGTCCGCACTGTGGGGTGCGGCCTCCGCGGACCGCTTCGTGGCCGTCAACGATGTGCAGGACGTCATCCGCGTGTCCGGCCTCGCGGAGCGACCGGCGGATGTCGGCACCGCGACGCGGCGTGTGCAAGTCATCGTGAATGGGCGTGCGGTGCGGGACCACGGGATCATCCGCGCCGCCGAAGCGGGTTACCACTCCACGATTCCCTCAGGTGCGCGACCGTCGCTGCTCCTGCAACTCGACATCCCCGGGGGCGAGGTGGACGTGAACGTGCACCCGGCGAAGGCCGAGGTGCGCTTCCGCGATCGCTGGAGCATCGAGCGCGCCGTCGAACGCGCGGTGCGGCGGGCGCTCGGCACGGAGGATGCCGCGGCCGCGGTTGGCATCGTGCGCGGCGTGCCGGCGGCATCGCCGTTCGGCCGCGTGCTAGGTGTCGAGTCGTTGCGGCAGGCGACGACGGCAACGCCAGCGCCGCTGTTCGAGTCGGCCCAGACGCTCGATCCGCGCGATGGCGTCGAGACGATAGCGAGGGACGCGGCCGACGAGGGCGGCGATATCGATGATCAGGCCCCGCCCGCAGCTGACGATGCCATCGTCGTGCCGCCGCTGGTCCAGCTCAACCGCACCTACATCACCTTCGAGCGCCACGACGCACTGGTGCTTATCGACCAGCACGCGGCCCACGAGCGCGTGCTCTACGAACGTTTCCTCGGCGCCTTCGAGCGCGGTGACCTGCCATCGCAGCGGCTGCTGTTCCCGCTCACGATGCATCTCTCGAGTGAGGAGGCCGAGGTCTTCGACGCCGAGCGTGAGACCTTGGCGCGGCTCGGATACGAGGCCGAACACTTCGGCGGCACCGCGATTGCCGTGCACGCGGTGCCGAACCCGCATCCACGCTTCGATGCCGAGCGCTGCCTGCGGGACACGCTGGCGGCACTGACGGGTGACCGCGTCGCCAGCTCGCACGCCCGCCACACACGCTTGATCGCCACGATGGCCTGCAAGGCCGCCGTGAAGGCGGGCGACCTCCTGGCGCCCGAGGAGATGCGCGCCCTCTTCCTCGCGCTGGCGAACACGGAACTGCCCGCGCACGACGTGCACGGTCGTGCCACGATCCTCCAACTGGGCTGGGGCGAGATCGACCGCCGCTTCGGTCGTGGCTGA
- a CDS encoding VWA domain-containing protein: protein MIALFDLPWMLAVALACALAATGFVLIGHARRRRRLQRYGTPEAIARLAPIEAARRPTARALRLGLAALLLGVAVAGPRWGASTSVLASEGLDIAVALDVSQSMLAQDERPNRLELMKQEVRRLRASASGDRIALIAFAGRSYILAPLTADDGAIELFLDNLDPSVVGQQGSALLPPLRQGMDLLMASRGDADRALVVMSDGEAFDDREAATERAKELGEAGIHLVTVGFGTPGGGTIPLGSRGGTELKRDDAGAIVITRNDDAFLEEVARAAGGVFVPSDATDKGNRIRRALADLETAAREETLRANRPARYQWFAALALLLLFVDALEGDGARRPRWLRWPRRSRAPRRERRARSREATAVLLLAFVLPASPVLGQQTEFDRALSAQRAGRHLEAVRRYREMVTGGDRRGEVLYNLGTALLAADSLDSAVEALERASFAGDPDLRRNARYNLGLAYLQRGLRSDGEGQSAALQAARRAFRTVLLERPGDKNAQWNYELALRAPSGGGGGGSGPPPQGPPPPEPAPGGQMSRQQAEALLDAAAREESETQARRRRNEAPSRTGGRDW from the coding sequence GTGATCGCGCTCTTCGATCTCCCGTGGATGCTCGCCGTCGCGCTGGCCTGCGCGCTGGCCGCCACCGGCTTCGTCCTGATCGGGCACGCGCGCCGCCGCCGGCGCCTGCAGCGCTACGGCACACCCGAAGCCATCGCACGGCTCGCCCCCATCGAGGCGGCGCGACGGCCGACAGCGCGCGCCCTCCGACTCGGACTTGCCGCCCTGCTGTTGGGCGTTGCCGTCGCCGGGCCGCGCTGGGGTGCGAGCACGTCGGTGTTGGCGTCCGAGGGACTCGACATTGCCGTCGCGCTCGACGTCTCGCAGTCGATGCTGGCGCAGGACGAGCGCCCGAATCGTCTGGAGCTGATGAAGCAGGAGGTTCGCCGGCTGCGCGCGAGCGCCTCGGGTGATCGCATCGCGCTCATTGCGTTTGCCGGACGCAGCTACATCCTGGCGCCTCTGACGGCTGACGACGGCGCCATCGAACTCTTCCTCGACAACCTCGACCCCAGCGTCGTCGGCCAACAGGGCTCGGCGCTGCTTCCGCCGCTGCGGCAGGGGATGGACCTGCTGATGGCCAGTCGCGGCGATGCGGACCGCGCGCTGGTGGTGATGAGCGACGGTGAGGCCTTTGATGACCGTGAGGCCGCAACGGAGCGGGCGAAGGAGCTCGGGGAGGCCGGCATCCACTTGGTCACGGTGGGGTTCGGAACCCCGGGCGGCGGCACCATCCCTCTCGGATCGCGCGGCGGCACCGAACTCAAGCGTGACGACGCCGGCGCGATCGTCATCACCCGCAATGACGATGCGTTCCTCGAAGAGGTGGCGCGGGCGGCGGGCGGCGTGTTCGTCCCCTCGGACGCCACGGACAAGGGCAATCGCATCCGTCGCGCACTGGCCGACCTCGAGACGGCCGCGCGCGAGGAGACCCTGCGCGCGAATCGCCCCGCGCGCTACCAGTGGTTCGCCGCGCTGGCGTTGCTGCTGCTCTTTGTCGATGCCCTCGAAGGCGATGGCGCGCGTCGGCCCCGGTGGCTGCGCTGGCCTCGCCGGAGTCGCGCGCCGCGCCGCGAGCGGCGCGCACGCTCCCGCGAGGCGACCGCCGTGCTGCTGCTCGCGTTCGTTCTGCCGGCGTCGCCCGTGCTCGGCCAACAGACGGAGTTCGATCGGGCGCTGTCGGCGCAGCGCGCGGGACGCCACCTCGAGGCGGTCCGTCGCTACCGTGAGATGGTGACCGGCGGTGACCGTCGCGGCGAGGTGCTCTACAACCTCGGCACGGCGCTGCTCGCGGCGGACTCGCTGGATTCCGCCGTCGAAGCGCTCGAACGCGCGAGCTTCGCCGGTGACCCCGACCTGCGGCGGAACGCGCGCTACAACCTGGGACTCGCCTATCTCCAGCGCGGCCTGCGCAGTGACGGGGAGGGGCAGTCGGCGGCGCTGCAGGCGGCGCGGCGCGCGTTCCGGACCGTGTTGCTCGAACGGCCCGGCGACAAGAACGCGCAGTGGAACTACGAGTTGGCGCTGCGGGCGCCAAGTGGCGGAGGTGGCGGTGGCAGCGGCCCGCCGCCGCAGGGTCCTCCACCTCCCGAGCCAGCGCCCGGCGGGCAGATGTCCCGCCAGCAGGCCGAGGCCTTGCTTGATGCCGCCGCCCGCGAGGAGAGCGAGACACAGGCGCGCCGTCGCCGCAACGAGGCGCCGTCCCGCACGGGTGGGCGCGACTGGTGA